TTTAATGCTCTAAAAACGCTGACTTCAGCGAGCCCAAGTGAGGCCAGTAACGGAATGTCGCGTGCGCTTAATTTATGCCCTTTTTTTAATACACATTGCCCTAACTGCAAATCTTCTGCAACCAAACGCACATTGTCACCCAATTTAGGCACTTGTGTAAAAATCACCTGATCATCATTTAGCGTAATACGCTCTTGCATGACCACAGAGTCGACGCAACTTGGCATCACCGCACCGGTCATAATACGAATACACTCACCGGTGGCGACATTACCCTGATAAGGTGCCCCCGCAAAAGATTGACCCACTAAAGTTAAAGACAAGGGATTTTGTTTATCAGCACCTTCTAAATCTTCTCTTTTTACGCCATAACCATCCATAGCAGAATTATTAAAAGGAGGCACATTGAGTGGTGATAACACATCACTAGCAAGGGCATAGCCTAAAGCGTCTGCTAACGGTAAATTTATTGGCTGACACACATTGGTCACCGCTTCTTGCATTTTAGATAACGCTTGCTCTATTGGCATTAAGCCTTTGGTATCACAACAACCCATTTTTTACTCTCACTTTAGTTGATAGAGAGACCATGGTACTGCAAGTAATAAAATCAGCAAGCCAAATTGATTTTCACGTCCGTTCGAATATCGCTACGTTGCATCCCTGAAAAGCGTTGCGCCTTAAACGACATCCTCATCATGCCTTGTAAAATAACGGAGGATATCTTTATCTTATTCTTTCCTGCCAATAGCAATGAGGCATTTACAGGCTCTAAAATATAAAAACAAGGGCTTAGGCACATTGAAAATAATAATTAAAGCAACAATTGCACTTTCTACTTCACAGTTTATCTTTAATCAGGTAATTTGAGACTATTATTGTTTGTCTGCTAAAAGAGGTTGTTATGTACCGCGTTGAAAAGTCCCATAAATTAGATAATGTTTGTTATGACATTCGGGGCCCTGTCCTTAAACAAGCTCAAAAGTTAGAAGATGAGGGCCAACGGATCCTCAAATTAAACATAGGCAATCCGGCCTCTTTTGGCTTTGAAGCACCCGAAGAAGTATTAATGGATGTGATCAAACATCTTCCTCAAAGCCAAGGATATTGTGACAGCAAAGGTTTATTTTCTGCGCGCAAAGCGGTGATGCAGCATTACCAAGAAAAAGGCTTATTATCACTCGATATCGACGATATCTATATTGGTAATGGGGTCAGTGAATTGATTGTTATGTCGATGCAGGCCTTGCTTAATAACGGCGATGAACTGTTAATACCCTCTCCTGATTACCCTTTATGGACAGCGGCCACCCATCTTTCTGGTGGTAAAGCGGTGCACTACATTTGTGATGAACAAGCGGGATGGTTTCCTGACATTGATGATATCAAATCGAAAATCACATCTAGAACCAAAGGGATTGTGTTAATTAATCCCAATAACCCAACGGGTGCGGTTTACTCTAAAGAGTTACTTGAGCAAATTATTGAGCTTGCAAGACAGCATAATTTAATTGTATTTTCCGATGAGATTTACTCTAAAATTGTCTATGACGATGCTAAACATATCCCTTTAGCAACGCTCGCTGATGATATTTTAATTGTGACCTTTGATGGCCTTTCTAAAGCTTACCGCGTGTGTGGGTTTCGTGTTGGCTGGATGATGATAAGTGGGCTTAAGCGCCAAGCACAAGATTATATAGCAGGACTTGAGATCCTTGCAAGTATGCGCCTGTGTGCCAACGTACCCATGCAGCATGCTATCCAAACATCCCTTGGTGGCTATCAAAGTATTAATGAGTTGATTATTCCTGGTGGACGTTTGTATGATCAAACCCAAGGTGCTTGGAAGTTATTGAATGAGATCCCTGGCGTAAGTTGTACTAAACCCAATGGATCGTTATATCTTTTTCCTAAATTAGACCAAAAACGTTTTAACATTAAAGACGACCAACGTTTTGTTATGGACTTATTAATGGAGAAAAAAATATTAGTCGTACAAGGCACCGGTTTTAACTGGGCAAGCCCAGATCATTTCCGAATTGTGTGCTTACCGCATATGGATGAGCTAAGCACCGCTATCCATCGTATTGGTGATTTCCTCGAGACTTATCGCCAATAATCGCCCATAAAAAATGCAACGCTACCCCATGGATAGTGTTGCATTATATTTTATCTAAAGAGTCACATTACGCGCAGATAATACATTGAATGTACCTAGCTCACCTGAAAGCAATTTAGATCGAATGAAATTTAGCTCGAATGAAATTCATTACAAGCAAAAAGTGTATTTTCAATGAGTGTTGCAACCGTCATCGGTCCAACACCACCAGGTACAGGCGTTATCCAAGCTGCACGCGTTTTTGCTTCTTCAAACTCAACATCACCGGTAATTTTACCCGAATCTAAACGGTTAATACCCACATCAAAAACAACCGCCCCTTTTTTTATCCATTTTCCGGGAATAAAATGCGCTTGACCACGCGCTACGACTAAAATATCCGCCTTATTCACGTGCGATTCTAGATCTTTCGTAAAACGGTGACAAATAGTGGTTGTGCAGCCGGCAAGTAATAATTCAAGGCCCATTGGGCGACCAACAATATTAGAGGCTCCCACCACTACGGCATGCTGTCCTCGCACATCAACGCCAATATGCTCAAGCATGGTAATGATGCCACGTGGCGTACAGGCTCGCAGTAAAGGTATGCGCTGCGCTAAACGGCCTACATTGTAAGGATGAAAACCATCAACGTCTTTTTGCGGATCAATACGCTCAATCACTTGTGTTTCATCGAGTCCATCAGGGAGGGGAAATTGCACTAAAATACCATCAATGCAAGGATCATTATTTAGTTTGTCAATTAATTCCAATAATTCATCTTGTGTTGTCGTCGTTGGAAGATCATAGCCTTGAGAAAGAAATCCCACTTTTTCACACAATTTACGTTTACTTTTTACATAAATTTGTGAGGCGCTATCCCCTCCGACTAATATCACCGCGAGGCCGGGTACACGAGCGCCTTGAGCTACGCGTTGCGCGACGCCTTGTGCCACTTTATCTGTAATTATTTTTGCAATTGCTTTACCATCAATGATCTGTGCCGTCATGAATCAAATCTCTTTTGTTGGGAAAATTTACACGCCATTGTCGCAAAACTAAGCATTGATGTCACATCTATTACCGAAATAACAACAATAATAATAAATACTGGCCTTTGTTTTGGTCCCCGACTTTAATTTATTAAATGAGTACGTTAGCAACAATCGAGGCATAAACACACTCTCTGCCGGCACAACAATAACGACTTCAAATCACTTAAATAAACAGCGTACAGAAAACCAAGCACAATAGTCTATACCCATGATACTTCAAGGTGCAAAGTCAGCCAGGAAAATAGTGCCCAGATGCTAGGCATAAAATTGAAGCCTAGTCGTTCTAAGTCGAGATTTTATAACAACGCAGATGGGTGCGAGTTACCTTGCCCTTCGGGGCGCAAGCTCGCCCCCCCCCCCTGCGTTGCAACAATCACAAAGGGAATAACCATTCGTTCATGTTACGCCTTGCTCTGGTTACCGAGCTTGTGCCTGACAAAGCACCTTGAAATAACATGGGTATATATATATTAAGGAAAATGCCTCTTTGATTGTTGTCATATTACCGAAAACCCTATTAAACGCGCACAATACTCATCGATTTTTTATTAAATGATCAGCCTGTGACAGGGCTCAAATCCCCTCCTAAAAAGAGCGTCATTAACACTTAACAAAAACAGGGGGACATCACAAAGTAAACGCCAAAAACCATTAATATCAACAACCTGCAATAACTTTTTGGCGCTAGAAGTTCGTAAAAAATGACAAGCTATTATGCTAAAACTATGTCACCATGCAAGCGTTGCTTTAATAACATTATATCAAGCCTTTCTCTTTTAAGTAAATGAGCGTGATCATGGCCCTAGCCCTTAAAATTCCACTACGCAAACTGATTTCAGACTCTAATACACACTCGGCTTTTCGCGTCTTAATTGCAATGGGATTAACTTTTATCCCTAATATCTTTCAAATCTCCATCCCTTACTTAGAAATGAATAATTTACATATCTCCATTTCGCTTTGTTTAGGGGTTATGGCCTCTGCCGTCATTGAGCACGAAGGAAATTATCGCACTCGGCGGAAATTTCTTGCAACCATCCTCACCTGTTTCTTTATTGCATCTGCCAGTGTCGAGTTATTAATGCCCTACCCTTTTCTTTTTGCATTAGGGTTACTTGCTTCAAGCTTCTTTTTTTTAATGCTTGGCGCACTGGGCGCAAATTATAGCAAGGTGGGATTTGGCGCGATCTTAATTGCTATTTACACTATGATTGGCTACCAAGCAGGCTCGATCTGGTACGAACAACCTATTTTGTTTACCTTAGGGGCGTTATGCTACGGTTTGTTTTCAATACTCTGGAGTATTTATAGCCCTAACCGCTCCTTACGAGAGCAACTTGCACAACTCTTTTTTACTTTGAGCCGCTATCAACGTCAAAAAGCCACTCTTTTTAATGAAACCGATGCAGGAAGCCAAGCCGAATTATTTAAAATTCGCCAACAACTGGCCATTATTAATATCTCTATCGTGGCGCGCCTAAATAATGCCAAACAAATGATACAATCACGAGCTGCCATCAATGCAGATCAAGCAGAGCTCAAAAAATTAAACCACTATTATTTAATTGCAGAGCAAATTCATGAGCGTATCTGTGCAAGCCAATACTTATATAGCCAGCTAGAGAGCGTCTTTGGCGAAAGCCAAATTTTAGAAGGTTATCATCAGCTCTTTTTGCAACTCAGTGAAGATTGTTATCAACTCGGTATTGCCATTAATGATAAAAAGATTTATCAGCATTCACGCAGGCTCACATGGACCATTAATGCACTTTCAGATCAGTTGCATCTCTTACAACAAAAATTACAACACCATGACCAAGATCCTGAAGCAATGCATGCATTACAAGCTATTTATGACAATTTACAAGGCATTGATAACCTATTAATACAAATAAATCAGCCTGAATTTAGTGAAAATAGCATTGCACTTGAAGCCGATGAAAGCACGGGTGATCACAATAATTTTCAACTACTTTTAAAGGCAATGCACCCGCGTAATAGTCTTTTTAAACATGCACTGCGTATTAGCATTAGTTTAGTCTTAGCTTATACATTGCAACACCTTTTACACTTAGCTTATGGCTTTTGGTTATTACTTACCGTGCTTTTTGTGTGCCAACCCAGTTACAGTGAAACGCGCAAACGTTTAGTACAACGTACCATCGGTACTTTAATGGGGATATTACTCTGTTACCCTGCGATGTTTTTTCTAGATACTATCTTTTTACAGATTATCGCTATGATCATCAGTGCCTTTTTCTTCTTCAGCTATGTGCGCACCAATTATGCTCTAGGCGTTGTCTTTATTACCCTTTTCGTGATGTTTGTGTTTGCTTTATTAACCGGTAACGGGCTTGCCATCTTACCTGCT
The sequence above is a segment of the Psychromonas sp. CNPT3 genome. Coding sequences within it:
- the yccS gene encoding YccS family putative transporter encodes the protein MALALKIPLRKLISDSNTHSAFRVLIAMGLTFIPNIFQISIPYLEMNNLHISISLCLGVMASAVIEHEGNYRTRRKFLATILTCFFIASASVELLMPYPFLFALGLLASSFFFLMLGALGANYSKVGFGAILIAIYTMIGYQAGSIWYEQPILFTLGALCYGLFSILWSIYSPNRSLREQLAQLFFTLSRYQRQKATLFNETDAGSQAELFKIRQQLAIINISIVARLNNAKQMIQSRAAINADQAELKKLNHYYLIAEQIHERICASQYLYSQLESVFGESQILEGYHQLFLQLSEDCYQLGIAINDKKIYQHSRRLTWTINALSDQLHLLQQKLQHHDQDPEAMHALQAIYDNLQGIDNLLIQINQPEFSENSIALEADESTGDHNNFQLLLKAMHPRNSLFKHALRISISLVLAYTLQHLLHLAYGFWLLLTVLFVCQPSYSETRKRLVQRTIGTLMGILLCYPAMFFLDTIFLQIIAMIISAFFFFSYVRTNYALGVVFITLFVMFVFALLTGNGLAILPARIGETLLGCVLSALTISFIFPDWQFQRFPSLVQQVLSHSERYFKQISHQYQYGRSENLNYRLTRCKVFEADAALTSAWQSMLFEPNSKQKLTREVYALVNRCDALVSYIAALASHRHKIDSFKDSALLHDLVNTTLQQITWASNSQLKDTDINTISIEEFDSYKTKLSKNEGLIVEQLRLIAFTALDIKILLQKVDFNTQNT
- a CDS encoding pyridoxal phosphate-dependent aminotransferase, with amino-acid sequence MYRVEKSHKLDNVCYDIRGPVLKQAQKLEDEGQRILKLNIGNPASFGFEAPEEVLMDVIKHLPQSQGYCDSKGLFSARKAVMQHYQEKGLLSLDIDDIYIGNGVSELIVMSMQALLNNGDELLIPSPDYPLWTAATHLSGGKAVHYICDEQAGWFPDIDDIKSKITSRTKGIVLINPNNPTGAVYSKELLEQIIELARQHNLIVFSDEIYSKIVYDDAKHIPLATLADDILIVTFDGLSKAYRVCGFRVGWMMISGLKRQAQDYIAGLEILASMRLCANVPMQHAIQTSLGGYQSINELIIPGGRLYDQTQGAWKLLNEIPGVSCTKPNGSLYLFPKLDQKRFNIKDDQRFVMDLLMEKKILVVQGTGFNWASPDHFRIVCLPHMDELSTAIHRIGDFLETYRQ
- the folD gene encoding bifunctional methylenetetrahydrofolate dehydrogenase/methenyltetrahydrofolate cyclohydrolase FolD is translated as MTAQIIDGKAIAKIITDKVAQGVAQRVAQGARVPGLAVILVGGDSASQIYVKSKRKLCEKVGFLSQGYDLPTTTTQDELLELIDKLNNDPCIDGILVQFPLPDGLDETQVIERIDPQKDVDGFHPYNVGRLAQRIPLLRACTPRGIITMLEHIGVDVRGQHAVVVGASNIVGRPMGLELLLAGCTTTICHRFTKDLESHVNKADILVVARGQAHFIPGKWIKKGAVVFDVGINRLDSGKITGDVEFEEAKTRAAWITPVPGGVGPMTVATLIENTLFACNEFHSS